Proteins encoded in a region of the Cygnus olor isolate bCygOlo1 chromosome 4, bCygOlo1.pri.v2, whole genome shotgun sequence genome:
- the SLC10A7 gene encoding sodium/bile acid cotransporter 7 isoform X7, protein MGLLERLRKDWFIVGIVLVIAVARLEPAVGVKGGPLKPEITITYIAVSAIFFNSGLSLKTELADCRLHATSCVFCSNFNQSCWWK, encoded by the exons atggggctgctggagcGGCTGCGGAAGGACTGGTTCATCGTGGGCATAGTGCTCGTCATCGCCGTGGCGAGGCTGGAGCCCGCCGTCGGCGTTAAAGGGG GACCCTTGAAACCAGAAATTACCATAACTTACATTGCTGTTTCAGCTATATTCTTTAACAGTGGACTCTCATTAAAAACTGAG ctTGCAGACTGTAGGCTGCATGCCACCTCCTGTGTCTTCTGCAGTAATTTTAACCAAAGCTGTTGGTGGAAATGA